The Thermosipho melanesiensis BI429 sequence AAATATCTTTCAATTTATTCACTTTAAATGGCTTTACAACATACCTTAGGGGAGACTTTACACCATATGTAGTGGAAAAAATAACCACTCATGTGGTAAAGAAAGGAGAAACACTTTGGGAAATTGCAAAAAAGTATAAAGTTAGAACAGCAGATTTACAAATTATAAACAATTTAGATGAACCTGACAAAATATACGCCGGTATGAAACTGGATATTGGAACTGTGCAATTTACAGAAGGATTAACTTCGGTTGTAGTTAACCTTGCAACATCTAGACTTGCCGTATATTATGCAAAAAAATTAGTAAAGGTGTTTCCCGTTGCAATTGGTAGAAGTGATTCAATGCCCCCTGGAATCTACTGGATTCTTGATAAACAAATAGATCCTGCACTTTACTGGTTCGGTGAATACATTCCTCCTCGTTCCCCCATAAATGGGCTTGGTACAAGATTTTTACAACTTTCAAATCCAACATACGGTATCCATGGAACTACAAAACCATGGGAAATTGGAAGAAGAATCTCTCATGGTTGTGTAAGAATGTTTAATAAAGATGTTGAAGTCTTAGATGCATTTGTAAATTTAGGAAGTCCTGTTTTTGTAATAAAAAGTTTTGAAAGTTTTCCTGAAAAACTTTCAGATATTCCTGAATTTAAAGAATTTAAATCTCAGACTGAACAAATAAAAGAAAAAATTAAGGAGGGATAATATGACAATCTTGGTAACCGGTGCAAACAGGGGTATAGGATTAGCATTGGTAAAAGAAGCCAAAAAACGTGGTCATATGGTAATACAAACAATGAGAAAATCGATTAATAAAGCATATTACTTGGATTTATCAGATTTAAATTCAATTGAAAAGTTTGTAGATGAACTACCTTTGGAAATAGATGTTTTGATTAACAACGCAGGGATATTGTACAAAGATAAATTTGGAATACTAAATTATGAAAATTTTTTAAATTCCTTTAAAGTAAATACACTTGGAGCACTATTTTTAACTGAGACACTGTATAAAAGAAACAAATTGAGAAAAAAAGTTATAAATATAACTTCTATATTAGGTTCCATAGAATTAACAAATAACACTCCTAGTTTTTCATACTCCATTTCAAAAGCTGCACTTAATATGGTTACAAAACTTTTATCAACAAATTTAAAGGGAATTTCTGTTATTTCAGTCCATCCTGGATGGGTAAGAACGGATATGGGGGGAAAAGAAGCTCCAATCTTTCCCGAAGAATCTGCAAAAGGAATACTTAACATAGCAGAACAAGTTGAAGATACAGGAACATTTATAGATTATACGGGAAAACTGCTTCCTTGGTAACTTTTTTGACTAATTAGAACAACAGAACTTTTTGGTTGGGCTATATAATTAAAACCAACTTGTTCTGGCACATCTAAAAAATCGTTAGGTGAATCCTTTGAAGTATCTACTACCCTGTACCAAGTTTTATTGTGAAGAATTGGCAAGGTAAATTGTAATGGTTCTATCCATTGGTTCAAAATCACAAATATATCATTATCTTCTTTTGCATTTTCACATAAAAAATCACTTCCGCTTATCATAAAAGCAATAGAGTGAGAATTATATGACCAATCTGGTTCAAATGGCATAATACCATGCCAACTAATATCTGCTATTCCATCTCCTGTCAAATCTTTACCGGTAAAAAAATGTCTTCTTCTCAATGCGTGATGTTTTTTTCTAAATTCAATCATTTTTTTAAAAAATCTAAAAATGTCATAATGCTTTTCCTTTAACGTCCAATCAAGCCATGTCTTTTCATTATCTTGACAATATGCATTGTTATTGCCATATTGTGTTCTGTAGATTTCATCACCCATTAAAATCATAGGGGTACCGTGCGATATCATAAGAATAGTAATAAAGTTTTTTACTTGTTGTTTCCTAATTTTTATTATTTTTGGTTCGTCAGTTTCTCCTTCAACGCCGTGATTGTAACTAAAATTTTCATTGGTACCATCTCTATTATCCTCACCATTTTCCTCATTATGCTTTTCATTATAACTAACAAGATCTCTCATAGTAAATCCATCATGACAAGTAATGAAATTTATACTTGCTTGGGGATTTCTATTACCATACAAATCCTCACTACCTGTTATCCTTTTTGCAAGTTCTATTATTACTCCTTCATCTCCTCTTACAAACTTTCTTACTATGTCTCTATATTTTCCGTTCCATTCCGCCCAACCCTGTGGAAATTCACCTAAAAAATACCCTCCTGCTGCATCCCAACCTTCTGCAATAAGTTTTAAATTATGTAATATGGGATCTTCAGAAATATCCTTAAGAAGTGAAAAATCACCTATCCACCTTCCATCAGGGGTTCTACCCAACACAGCAGCAAGATCAAATCTAAAACCATCAACATGCATTTCAGTAACCCAATACCTAAGACTATCTATTATAAGCTGCTTTACAACAGGATGATTACAGTTTAGTGTATTTCCACACCCCGAATAATTTAAATAATATCTTTTATTCTTTGGGTTAAGCATGTAATATATTTCATTATCTATTCCCCTAAAGTTTAAAGTGGGACCTAATTCATTACCTTCACCTGTATGGTTATAAACAACATCAAGTATAACCTCAAAACCATTTTTATGGAGTTCTTTTACAAAATCCTTAAATAAAAATACTTGTTCACCAAGTTTAAGACCAACAGAGTAATTACCAGTCACCGCAAAAAAACCCAACGGATTGTAACCCCAAACATCTTTTAATTTTTTACCAGTTATGGGATTAATTCTGTCAATTGAATTCACATTAAATTCAAAAACTGGCATTAATTCAATCGTCGTAACTCCCAATTCTTTTAAATGATCAAGCTTCTCAATTATTCCCAGAAACGTTCCACGGAATTTTACATTTGAAGTAGGGCTTATGGTAAATAACCTTACATGCATTTCGTATATAACAGTATCTTCCCATGGAATATGTAATTGTTTGTCATTACCCCAATCATATTTTGAATCATCTATAACTATTGATTTTGTGGGACTTTTTGCAGAATCCTCTGTAGAAAATGACAAATCTTTTAAAGGAGAATTTTTATCATATCCATATACAGATGATGAATCCCAATCAAAGGAACTTGAAATTGCCTTGGCATACGGATCAACTAACAACTTATTAAGATTAAACCTTTTCCCCTCTTCTGGATTGTAGGGACCATCCACCCGCCAACCATAGTATTGACCATGTTTTACACCATAAACGTATATATGCCAAATATCTCCCGTCTTATTCAAGATAGGGTCTAACTCAAAACTATGAGATGGTTTTTCATCGTAATAGTTTTGATACAATTCTAAAATTACCCTTTCGGCATGCCTTGAGAATAACGCAAAATTTACACCAGTATCATCTGGTGTGGCACCAAGCCTTGGATATCCTCTTTTGGTTTTTAATTTAACAGTTGAATCAGGATTATCATATTGTAATGGATAATCTGCCATATTATAGATAAACTATTTCGTGTGTAAATTCTGGTATAACTTTCTTTAACATTGCAGAAACTGCACAATACTTATCCTGAGAAAGTGTAACAGATTTTTCAACCTTATCCTTTGGTGGTTCTCCATCAAATTTGAAAATATATTTTAAGTGCATTTTTGTAAATACCTTTGGATGTTCCCGCGCCATTTCATATTCTACTTCTAATTTAAACAATTCCATTTGATCAATTACTTTCATTTTTCTAAGTAATGATACAACATCCATCCCAGTACAACCCATAAGAGAATATAAGATTAATTCCTTTGGTCTTACACCTGCATCTTTCCCTCCAACATTTTCTGAAGCATCAAGTATTAAATCATGTCCCGATGTTGTTTTTGTATAGAATAACATTTTGTCATAAAAATTTAGCTCAGCTTTTGCCACAATCTTCACTCCTTTCACACCACCATTTTTCCCATAATTATTAATATCCCAAGAAGGATTAGAAAAACTCCACCTACCACTCTTAAAAATATCTCCCACTTTGTACTTTTAAATTCCATTGTTAGTATCTTTGAAACAGAAGCACCAATAGTAAGAAAAGGAATAGAAATTCCCAAAGAATAAACAAACAACAAAATTGCACCCTTTGTTGAACTTACACTTGCGGCAATAGAAAGTATTGAAGCCAAGATAGGACTACTACACGGAATCCAAATTATTCCAATTCCTCCGCCAAGCAAAAAACCCGTTAAAAATCCACCACCTTTAAATTTCCAAACGTTTACCCTTCTTGGCTTAAAAAATTCCTTTTGTAGAATATACAATATCCCCATTACAATTATTATAAAGCCAAGTACATAATTAATTATACTACCATATTTTGCAAAAAAAAGTCCAAAAAGAGATGAAAATATTCCAATAATTGTAAAAAATATGGAAAACCCCAAAAAGAATCCAAAAAGTTTAAAAAACTTATTCTTTGCAGTAAAAAGTATGCCAAGAAAAGCAGGAATTAACGGCAAAACACACGGACTAAAAAAAGATAAAATCCCATGCCCCAATGCCACCCATATACCTACATCTTTGTAAAACACAATTTCAATCCTCCAAAAGAAGTATTCTTAATACTCCTTTTTCAAATAATTTATCCGCAATTTCTCTGGAATTTGTTAAATATGTTTTGTAGATATCTATCTTATCTTTAATCTCTTTTAGTTCAACTGAATTTTTATCCATTTCTTTTACAAGATCAAAGTCTTCTTTTGAAACCTTAATTATTTTACTTTTTCCAAGGCAAAAATCTTTCTGTTTAGAATACGTTTGAAAACTTTCTTTGTAATTTTCAAATGTGACTTTTAGTATATACATAAGTGCCTTTTTAAAGTCTTCTAACGACATATATCCTGGTATAGATGTTATTCCACTATCCATATATAAAAATACAAAAGTTGGTGTTCCTCTTACTCCAAATGCAGAAAAAAGTTCCATGTTTGTAAACTCCTCACTCATAAATGTTGTTTTTTGCGTGTTGGGATTTATTTTTGCAAATACGTATGATGCTCTTAAAATTTGCTGAAAGTCTTCTGAAGTTAACACTTCATTTTCGAATTTTTTACAGTACACACATGAAGGCGAAGAAAAATATATTAATAAAGGCTTATCCTCAATTTTTGAAATTTGGTGAGCAATACCCAAATCGTAAAAAGTATAATTATATGCAAATATAAACGTTGCGAAAATTATTAAAGTTAAAAAAAATACTTTTCTCATAATTTAACCTTCTTTCCAATTTTGAATCTCTTTGAATGTATTTTACTTAAAAACCTAATAACTGGGCATTTTAATCTTAAAAATTTAAAAAATCTCATCTTACCGCTCCCAAAAACTAAGGGCAGGTTACCCTGCCTTAGTTTACATTTAATAACCTATCTATTTTTGCTTTATCAAATCCCACTATTACTTGATTCCCTATCTCTATCACTGGAACCCCAAGTTGTTTGCTTTTTTTGTACATTCTTTCAGCAGCTTTTTGGTCTTTCGATACATCATATTCTTTGAATTTAAAACCAAGTTGCTTAAAATACTGTTTTGCTTTTCTGCAGTATGGACAAGTGGGAGTAGTATATATAACTATTTTTACGTGTTGCACGTTGCCACCTCCTTAGAAATATTTTTTTGCAGCATGTTCAACGGCAATTGCCCCATCTGCGGCAGCTGTCACAATTTGTCTTAAATTTTTCTTCCTCACATCTCCAACTGCATATATACCAGGCACATTAGTTTCCATATTTTCATCAGTCAATATATAACCGTATTCATCTACTTCAACAATTTCCTTAACAAGGTCACTATTTGGTTGAAGACCTACGTATATAAACACGCCCTCTGCTTTTATAACAGTTTCTTTTCCTGTTTCGTTATCAACCACAACTACTTCTTCAACTTTATCTGTACCTCTAATTTCTTTTACAAGGGAGTTTAATATAACCTTTACGTTTTTATTTTGGAGTAATCTATCTTGTAAAACCTTTGCAGCGGTAAGATAAGGTAAGTTTTGTACCATAGTTATGCTTTTTACCATTTTTGCCAAAAAGTGTGCCTCATCACAAGCACTATCTCCTCCACCAACGACTACAACATCTTTTCCTGAAAACAAATACCCATCACACGCTGCACAGTAAGTCACGCCTCTCCCCCTGAACTCCTCTTCACCGGGAACTCCCAATTTTCTGGGAACTGCACCTGTAGCATAGATAAGAACTTTTCCTTTAACCTTTTTTCCATTATCAAGCTCAACATATCTGTATTCATCATCATACGAAATTTTCATTATTTCTGTAGTAACAATTTCCGCTCCAAAAGCTTTTGCGTGTTCCGCAAACTTTTCTCCAAGTTCTCCGCCTTCTATTTTTATAATTCCAGGCCAGTTTTCCACAACATGAGTTTGCGTTACAGCACCACCTTCAAGTGCTTTTTCAAACACAACCGCAGAAAGACCCGCACGCCCTGCGTAAATTGCGGCAGTAAGCCCAGCAGGTCCGGCTCCCACAATTAATACATCGTAATACTCTTTCGGACCAGTTGAAATATTTCCTAAATCGAAGTGGACCATACTTCACCACCTCACTTTATAGCTTTTAAAACTTCTTCAAGATATTGTGCTTCAGGATATGCTCCTATAAAGAAAGTGTTTGGATTTCTATTAATGACAATATGTGGAACAGATGAAACACCAAATTCATTACTCAGTTCAAAAAACTCATTTGCTTCAATCATTTCTGCTTTGATAAGAGGATTTACCAAAGCAAAATTATGTGCTGTTAGTACCGCACGTGGACAGTATGGACAAGTTGGTGTAACAAAAACACTTATTTTTACTGGTTTGTCAATTTTCTTAAGTTTTTCAATAGTCTCAGGAGAAAGTTCAGGATTTGCTCCTTTTCCAAATGTCACTATATCTTGAACAAGTGTACCAAACTCATGACCAGAAGGTATACCATAAAATCTTACGCCTTTATCTTCTCCATCCTCCAAAGTTAAAATAAGAGCAGGGGTCATTTCCACTTGAAATTTCTCCGCCAAATCTTTGTGTTCATTAACGTTATACTTTTCCACAACTATCTTATCAGAGAGCTCACGTACTTCATCTAAAATTTGTTCTTCAAGGTCACAATATTCGCAATTATCCTTTGAATCTCCAAAGAAAATGAGTTTTACCTTGTTGTCAAGTTCTTTTGAAAATAAATCCTCTAAATATTCCCTATCTTTTTCTGATAAAAGCGCCATTTTAAAACACCTCCAAAAAATTTTTCCCTTTGGGTTAACTCTATTATACACTAATTTATGTAAATTAGTCTAAACTTAATGTTACAATTTAGACAAAATAGGTCGGGATTAAATCAAAAAAATAACAATTGAAAAATTCCTCTATTTATGGTATCATATCGGTGATTGGAGGCGTGCACCGAACTGGCTAAGGGGCCGGTCTCGAAAACCGGTGGGCTTTTTGCCCTTGTGGGTTCGAGTCCCACCGCCTCCGCCAAAATGGCAGGTTTTTACCTGCCGTTTTTTTATAGTATAATAAAGGTAAAAGATGAAGAAAAGGAGGAAAATAATGGAAAAACTTTTAGAAAGCAAAGAAATCTTTAAAGGTATTTTATTACACGTAAAAAAAGATGAAGTACTGCTCGAAAACGGAAAGAAAAGCACCAGAGAATATGTTTTACATCCAGGTGCTGTTGCAGTTGTTCCAATTTTGGACGATAATAAAATTGTGATGGTAAAACAGTATAGATATCCCGTTAAAAAATATTTGCTTGAGATACCAGCAGGGAAATTTGATTTTAAAGGTGAAAACCCATTGGAATGTGCAAAAAGAGAGTTAAAAGAAGAGACAGGATATGAAGCAAAAAAGTTTAAGTATTTAGGAATGATTCATACTACTCCCGGTTTTTCTGATGAAGTTATACATATCTATCTTGCAAAAAATTTGGTTAAGGGAAAATCAAATCCAGATGAAGATGAGATAATAGAAGTGGAAATTAAGGATATTGACGATGTTTTAGAGAAATGTATTAATGGAGAAATAACTGATGCAAAAACCATAGTTGGTATTTTTAAGACATATTTTCATCTAAGGAGTGAATAAAATGATTAAATTGAAAGTTAATGGAAATCTTGAAACGTTTGAAGCTTCAAAGTATAACAACTTTGGAGAACTTTTGGATGATGTTTCCAAAAGATTAAAAGGGATGGTACTCAGCGAAGTAAAGGTCAACCAAAAAGATGTTCCCATCAACAAAATTGATGAACTTAGAACGGCCATTTTGGATGAAGAACTGGAAATAGAAATGAATTTTGTACCACTTCAAGAATTCTTTATCACAACTCTGACGGATGTCATTAAATATATTGATAATATTTCAAACCTTCTTAAAGAAGTTTCCAATAACATTTTATTAGGCGAAAATGAAGGGTTTAACAATATAGTAGATTTGGCGGAAGGTATATCTGCGATGGAAAACCTAAGAGTTAACGCAATGAAAATGACAGGTTTTACTCCATCTGATTTTGAAAACAAAATTAGCGGAAACAAAGTTGCAGAAATTCTTCAAATTTTCGTAGAAGCCCTTGAAAGAAAAGATTTATTGGAACTTTCTGATATCCTCTTTGAAAAAATACCTATAGTTTTAGAGTATTACAAAAGTTATTTCCAAAATATACTCACAACTCTAAAGCAAAATAATTAAGGAAGGTGAAATAATGGATTACACCGAACAAATGGTAAAGACTGCAAGTCCTGCTAAACTTATCGAAATGTTATACCAAAGAGCTATTGAACTTCTTGATATGTCTGTTGAAAGTATAAATAAAAAGGATTTCATTAACGCAAATGAATATATTAAAAAATGCCAGGACATTATCACAGAACTTAATTTATCTTTAGATATGGAAAAAGGCGGCGATATTGCTAAAAACCTAAGATCACTTTACAACTACATGTTTAAGGTTCTAGTGGATGCCAATATCAAAAAAGATACTTCAAAAATAAAAGAAGTAAGAGAATATCTCTCTGAACTTCTTGAAACATGGCGTGAAGCAATGAAAAATGTTGGAAATACTGCAAATCAGCTTCCAGATCCAAACAGACCAAGACTAAATATAAGCTTATAAAGGTGGGATGAGATGAAGATAATTTCAAACGTATTTTTTGTTATAAGCATTGTGTTATTTGTTATTGCAGCAGTATTTTTTGAAATCTCTTTAAGATACATGAGAAAACAAAATGAAAGAAAAAAAAAGGAAAGTACAAAACTAGGAATAAGGTTTTTAATTTATGGCAGTATTGCTTTTGGAATTTCTGGGTTATTTGCATTTTTTTCGTAAAAAAAGCCCCATTAGGGGCTTTTTTACATTAAATGAACTATAATTCCACTTTTTAGCTTTGGCTCAAACCAAGTAGATTTTGGTGGCATCGTCTTTCCTTCGTCTGCAACTTTTAGAAGATCTTCTATTGATGTGGGATATAGCGCAAAAGCTACCTTATACTCCCCAGAATCAACAAGCCTTTCAAGTTCATCTATACCTTTTATCCCGCCAACAAAATTAATTCTTTTATCCGTTCTTGGATTTTCAATACCCAAAATAGGTTTTAATAGGTTTTCTTGGAGTATTGCAACATCAAGCGATGAAACTACATCATTTTCGTTAAAAATTCCCGCTTTTGCAGTTAATTTGTACCATTTTCCTTCAAGATACATTGCAAATTCATGTTTTCTAGAAGGTTTGAATTTTTCTGTTTCTTCAACTTCAAATTTTTCTGATACTTTCTTTAAAAATTCTTCTTTTGTGTTATTATTCAAATCCTTAACAACTCTGTTATAGTCCAAAATGTTCAATTGAGTGTGTGGGAATAATACCGCAAGAAAAAAGTTGTATTCTTCATTTCCCGTATGGTTGGGATTTTCCTTTGCTAATTCTTCAGCTGCTCTTGCGGCTGCAGCGGCTCTATGGTGCCCATCTGCTATATAAAATGCCTCTACATCTTTAAAAGCATCAACAATTTCATTTATTTCTTTTTCGTCTTTTACAACCCACAACGTATGGTGAATTCCTGAGTCATCGGTATAATCATATTCAGGTTCTTTTGTTGTATGTTTCATTATTAAATTATCAATTTCTGGTCTTGAACGGTACATCAAAAATACTGGTCCAGTGTGTGCTCTCATTAATTTCACATGTCTTGCCCTTTCGTCTTCTTTGTCTTTTCTCGTAAGCTCGTGTTTTTTTATTTTTCCCTCTGCATATTCTTTGGTAGAAAATGTTGCATAAAATCCCGTTTGTAAATACCCTTGCCATTCTTCCCTATATATGTATATAGCTGGTTTATCTTCCAGTATCATTACACCTTCTTTTTGAAATTGTTCTAAAACTTCTTTTCCTTTCAATATTACTTCATCTGAATGAGTATCCACTTCTACATCAAAATTAATTTCTGGACGTGTAACTTTATAGAAAGTGTAAGGATTTTTTTGTGCCTCTTTTCTTGCTTCTTCTGTTGTTACCACGTCATATGGTTTGGCTGCCACTTTTTCTATCATATCCCTTCTTGGCCTTAAACCTCTAAAAGCTCTTACAATCATTTTCTTCCCTCCTTACATTTTTATTTTGCATGATGATTTTAGCACAATAGTTCTATGTTTGCAATTTTGGTTAGATTTAAAATCATATAATAATCATATGCTATCTTTTGTTTTCTAAAATATACTTAAAAAAAGTCCTAGTTCCAAGGAACTAGGACTATATTTTTCCTTCTGCAACCAAATAACATGAAACATAGTGTCCATTACCCATATCCTTTAGAGGAGGATGCGGATTTTTTTCACAGTCCTTTGTTCTAAATGGGCATCTATCATAAAATCTACATCTTGGTGGTGGATTTATGGGTTTACTAACAGACCCTATTATATTTGGTTCACCTTTAACGTAATCTGGATCTGGTATTGGAACAGCAGAAAGTAACGCTTTTGTGTATGGATGTAGCG is a genomic window containing:
- a CDS encoding L,D-transpeptidase family protein → MKKYLLFLIMLIFSYSIFSAHYVEVENVTSTNVTLRVTPYYDAIVNPKVYIYGPTGFVRAKNIKDDLYEFEDGLYKWVIPIIFGKNKFGQTVTGVLPHPIVDIYQYRKNINIKVITDPENLSLTVKVNTDYEVISGEIDKNRMILIKTDEGYILYTNKQRKNCQNTLKIKVKVSKEKIKEISFNLFTLNGFTTYLRGDFTPYVVEKITTHVVKKGETLWEIAKKYKVRTADLQIINNLDEPDKIYAGMKLDIGTVQFTEGLTSVVVNLATSRLAVYYAKKLVKVFPVAIGRSDSMPPGIYWILDKQIDPALYWFGEYIPPRSPINGLGTRFLQLSNPTYGIHGTTKPWEIGRRISHGCVRMFNKDVEVLDAFVNLGSPVFVIKSFESFPEKLSDIPEFKEFKSQTEQIKEKIKEG
- a CDS encoding SDR family oxidoreductase; translation: MTILVTGANRGIGLALVKEAKKRGHMVIQTMRKSINKAYYLDLSDLNSIEKFVDELPLEIDVLINNAGILYKDKFGILNYENFLNSFKVNTLGALFLTETLYKRNKLRKKVINITSILGSIELTNNTPSFSYSISKAALNMVTKLLSTNLKGISVISVHPGWVRTDMGGKEAPIFPEESAKGILNIAEQVEDTGTFIDYTGKLLPW
- the glgX gene encoding glycogen debranching protein GlgX gives rise to the protein MADYPLQYDNPDSTVKLKTKRGYPRLGATPDDTGVNFALFSRHAERVILELYQNYYDEKPSHSFELDPILNKTGDIWHIYVYGVKHGQYYGWRVDGPYNPEEGKRFNLNKLLVDPYAKAISSSFDWDSSSVYGYDKNSPLKDLSFSTEDSAKSPTKSIVIDDSKYDWGNDKQLHIPWEDTVIYEMHVRLFTISPTSNVKFRGTFLGIIEKLDHLKELGVTTIELMPVFEFNVNSIDRINPITGKKLKDVWGYNPLGFFAVTGNYSVGLKLGEQVFLFKDFVKELHKNGFEVILDVVYNHTGEGNELGPTLNFRGIDNEIYYMLNPKNKRYYLNYSGCGNTLNCNHPVVKQLIIDSLRYWVTEMHVDGFRFDLAAVLGRTPDGRWIGDFSLLKDISEDPILHNLKLIAEGWDAAGGYFLGEFPQGWAEWNGKYRDIVRKFVRGDEGVIIELAKRITGSEDLYGNRNPQASINFITCHDGFTMRDLVSYNEKHNEENGEDNRDGTNENFSYNHGVEGETDEPKIIKIRKQQVKNFITILMISHGTPMILMGDEIYRTQYGNNNAYCQDNEKTWLDWTLKEKHYDIFRFFKKMIEFRKKHHALRRRHFFTGKDLTGDGIADISWHGIMPFEPDWSYNSHSIAFMISGSDFLCENAKEDNDIFVILNQWIEPLQFTLPILHNKTWYRVVDTSKDSPNDFLDVPEQVGFNYIAQPKSSVVLISQKSYQGSSFPV
- a CDS encoding OsmC family protein, whose protein sequence is MLFYTKTTSGHDLILDASENVGGKDAGVRPKELILYSLMGCTGMDVVSLLRKMKVIDQMELFKLEVEYEMAREHPKVFTKMHLKYIFKFDGEPPKDKVEKSVTLSQDKYCAVSAMLKKVIPEFTHEIVYL
- a CDS encoding cytochrome c biogenesis CcdA family protein → MFYKDVGIWVALGHGILSFFSPCVLPLIPAFLGILFTAKNKFFKLFGFFLGFSIFFTIIGIFSSLFGLFFAKYGSIINYVLGFIIIVMGILYILQKEFFKPRRVNVWKFKGGGFLTGFLLGGGIGIIWIPCSSPILASILSIAASVSSTKGAILLFVYSLGISIPFLTIGASVSKILTMEFKSTKWEIFLRVVGGVFLILLGILIIMGKMVV
- a CDS encoding thioredoxin family protein yields the protein MRKVFFLTLIIFATFIFAYNYTFYDLGIAHQISKIEDKPLLIYFSSPSCVYCKKFENEVLTSEDFQQILRASYVFAKINPNTQKTTFMSEEFTNMELFSAFGVRGTPTFVFLYMDSGITSIPGYMSLEDFKKALMYILKVTFENYKESFQTYSKQKDFCLGKSKIIKVSKEDFDLVKEMDKNSVELKEIKDKIDIYKTYLTNSREIADKLFEKGVLRILLLED
- a CDS encoding glutaredoxin family protein — protein: MQHVKIVIYTTPTCPYCRKAKQYFKQLGFKFKEYDVSKDQKAAERMYKKSKQLGVPVIEIGNQVIVGFDKAKIDRLLNVN
- the trxB gene encoding thioredoxin-disulfide reductase; its protein translation is MVHFDLGNISTGPKEYYDVLIVGAGPAGLTAAIYAGRAGLSAVVFEKALEGGAVTQTHVVENWPGIIKIEGGELGEKFAEHAKAFGAEIVTTEIMKISYDDEYRYVELDNGKKVKGKVLIYATGAVPRKLGVPGEEEFRGRGVTYCAACDGYLFSGKDVVVVGGGDSACDEAHFLAKMVKSITMVQNLPYLTAAKVLQDRLLQNKNVKVILNSLVKEIRGTDKVEEVVVVDNETGKETVIKAEGVFIYVGLQPNSDLVKEIVEVDEYGYILTDENMETNVPGIYAVGDVRKKNLRQIVTAAADGAIAVEHAAKKYF
- the pdo gene encoding protein disulfide oxidoreductase, which codes for MALLSEKDREYLEDLFSKELDNKVKLIFFGDSKDNCEYCDLEEQILDEVRELSDKIVVEKYNVNEHKDLAEKFQVEMTPALILTLEDGEDKGVRFYGIPSGHEFGTLVQDIVTFGKGANPELSPETIEKLKKIDKPVKISVFVTPTCPYCPRAVLTAHNFALVNPLIKAEMIEANEFFELSNEFGVSSVPHIVINRNPNTFFIGAYPEAQYLEEVLKAIK
- a CDS encoding NUDIX domain-containing protein, coding for MEKLLESKEIFKGILLHVKKDEVLLENGKKSTREYVLHPGAVAVVPILDDNKIVMVKQYRYPVKKYLLEIPAGKFDFKGENPLECAKRELKEETGYEAKKFKYLGMIHTTPGFSDEVIHIYLAKNLVKGKSNPDEDEIIEVEIKDIDDVLEKCINGEITDAKTIVGIFKTYFHLRSE
- the fliS gene encoding flagellar export chaperone FliS produces the protein MDYTEQMVKTASPAKLIEMLYQRAIELLDMSVESINKKDFINANEYIKKCQDIITELNLSLDMEKGGDIAKNLRSLYNYMFKVLVDANIKKDTSKIKEVREYLSELLETWREAMKNVGNTANQLPDPNRPRLNISL
- a CDS encoding DUF1015 domain-containing protein, whose translation is MIVRAFRGLRPRRDMIEKVAAKPYDVVTTEEARKEAQKNPYTFYKVTRPEINFDVEVDTHSDEVILKGKEVLEQFQKEGVMILEDKPAIYIYREEWQGYLQTGFYATFSTKEYAEGKIKKHELTRKDKEDERARHVKLMRAHTGPVFLMYRSRPEIDNLIMKHTTKEPEYDYTDDSGIHHTLWVVKDEKEINEIVDAFKDVEAFYIADGHHRAAAAARAAEELAKENPNHTGNEEYNFFLAVLFPHTQLNILDYNRVVKDLNNNTKEEFLKKVSEKFEVEETEKFKPSRKHEFAMYLEGKWYKLTAKAGIFNENDVVSSLDVAILQENLLKPILGIENPRTDKRINFVGGIKGIDELERLVDSGEYKVAFALYPTSIEDLLKVADEGKTMPPKSTWFEPKLKSGIIVHLM